A window of Actinobacillus suis ATCC 33415 contains these coding sequences:
- the mlaF gene encoding phospholipid ABC transporter ATP-binding protein MlaF, with protein sequence MRDNEYLVEVKNLTFSRGERVIYDNLNLRVQKGKVTAIMGPSGIGKTTLLRLIGGQIIPEKGQILFDGEDVCKASNKKLYEIRQRMGMLFQSGALFTDLSTFDNVAFPIREHTRLPEALIRKLVLMKLESVGLRGAAQLMPAELSGGMARRAALARAIALDPELIMYDEPFTGQDPISMGVIVELIRKLNQALNLTSIVVSHDVTEVLSIADYAYIVADKRVIAEGTPEALMASQDPQVVQFLAGKADGPVRFHYPAKEYTEELFSD encoded by the coding sequence ATGCGAGATAATGAATACTTAGTTGAAGTGAAAAACCTCACCTTTAGTCGGGGTGAAAGGGTGATTTATGACAACTTAAATCTGCGGGTGCAGAAAGGTAAAGTTACCGCGATTATGGGGCCGTCAGGAATTGGTAAAACGACTTTACTCCGCTTAATCGGCGGGCAGATTATTCCTGAAAAAGGGCAGATATTATTTGATGGCGAAGATGTATGTAAAGCGTCCAATAAAAAGCTTTATGAAATTCGTCAGCGTATGGGTATGTTATTTCAATCAGGGGCATTATTTACTGATTTATCTACCTTCGATAATGTTGCCTTCCCTATTCGTGAACATACAAGATTACCGGAAGCATTAATTAGAAAATTAGTGCTAATGAAGTTAGAATCGGTCGGGTTACGCGGTGCAGCGCAATTAATGCCGGCGGAACTTTCGGGCGGAATGGCGCGGCGAGCAGCGTTAGCGCGAGCAATAGCGCTGGATCCTGAATTAATTATGTATGATGAACCGTTCACCGGACAAGATCCGATTAGTATGGGCGTAATTGTCGAGTTAATCAGAAAACTCAACCAAGCATTAAATTTAACGTCAATTGTGGTTTCACATGATGTAACGGAAGTGCTGAGTATTGCTGATTATGCTTATATTGTAGCGGATAAGCGCGTGATTGCTGAAGGTACGCCGGAAGCATTGATGGCAAGTCAAGATCCGCAAGTGGTTCAGTTCTTAGCAGGTAAAGCGGACGGTCCGGTTCGTTTCCATTATCCGGCTAAAGAATATACGGAGGAGCTATTCAGTGATTAA
- the mlaE gene encoding lipid asymmetry maintenance ABC transporter permease subunit MlaE, which translates to MINFISGIGSSVISFIRAFGRATFMLFGALIGKPQFRKHTPLLIKQLYVLGVQSLLIIMLSGLFIGMVLGLQGYVVLVDFAAETSLGTLVSLSLLRELGPVVTALLFAGRAGSALTAEIGLMKATEQLSSLEMMAVDPLRRIIAPRFWAGVISMPILAAIFTAIGIWGGSLVGVDWKGVDGGSFWSVMQNSVDWSDLINGFIKSIIFAFAVVWIALFNGYDSVATSEGISQATTRTVVHASLVVLGLDFILTAIMFGG; encoded by the coding sequence GTGATTAATTTTATTAGTGGCATCGGTTCTTCTGTGATTAGTTTTATACGAGCGTTTGGGCGAGCAACCTTTATGTTGTTTGGCGCATTGATCGGCAAACCGCAATTTCGTAAGCATACACCATTATTAATTAAGCAATTATATGTGTTAGGGGTTCAGTCTCTACTCATTATTATGCTGTCAGGCTTATTTATCGGTATGGTATTAGGCTTGCAAGGTTATGTGGTATTAGTCGATTTTGCAGCCGAAACCAGTTTAGGTACGCTTGTTTCATTATCGTTACTAAGAGAATTAGGGCCTGTAGTAACAGCACTTCTTTTTGCTGGGCGTGCAGGTTCAGCGTTAACTGCAGAAATCGGTTTAATGAAAGCAACGGAACAGCTATCAAGCCTTGAAATGATGGCTGTTGATCCGCTAAGACGAATTATTGCACCACGTTTTTGGGCTGGTGTGATTTCTATGCCTATTTTAGCGGCAATTTTTACCGCAATCGGCATCTGGGGCGGTTCGCTAGTTGGTGTCGATTGGAAAGGTGTTGATGGTGGTAGCTTTTGGTCGGTAATGCAAAACTCGGTAGATTGGAGCGATTTAATTAACGGCTTTATTAAAAGTATTATTTTTGCTTTTGCCGTAGTATGGATTGCATTATTTAACGGTTATGACTCTGTTGCAACTTCAGAAGGTATTAGCCAAGCAACAACAAGAACCGTGGTACACGCTTCATTAGTTGTGCTAGGACTTGATTTTATTTTGACCGCTATCATGTTCGGTGGTTAA
- a CDS encoding Do family serine endopeptidase produces the protein MNKVMKKSILASLVLGLGLFSVPVTAQATLPTAVEGQPLPSLASMIEKVRPAVVSISVEGKTEERARYRRDIPEEFEFFFGPDMFGERSAPRNFRGQGSGAIINAEKGYVITNNHVIKNADKITIKLEDGREFKAKLLGSDPLSDVALVQIENPKNLVELKFADSDKLRVGDFSVAIGNPFGLGQTVTSGIISALGRSTGNSDEGYESYIQTDAAVNQGNSGGPLINLNGELIGINTAIISPSGGNAGIAFAIPSNMANSLVQQIIEFGEVKRGMLGIKGGELNADLAKEFKIDAQKGAFISEVLADSAAAKAGLKAGDVITELNGKKINSFSELRAKVATSGPGTEIELTYLRDGKEEKAKVTLQSDSADSTAKNSKNTTKATTKDIIPALKGAEFANLDKDGVKGIEIAKVTKGSIAENRGLAEGDIIVGVNRVKVDNIKQLREVLDSKPSVIALNILRGNSNFYLILQ, from the coding sequence ATGAATAAAGTAATGAAAAAATCGATCTTAGCTTCACTAGTATTAGGTCTCGGTTTATTTTCAGTTCCAGTAACGGCACAAGCGACATTACCGACAGCCGTTGAAGGTCAGCCTCTACCAAGTTTAGCTTCTATGATTGAAAAAGTTCGTCCGGCGGTAGTTAGTATTTCAGTAGAAGGAAAAACGGAAGAAAGAGCCCGTTATCGTCGTGATATTCCGGAAGAATTTGAATTTTTCTTTGGCCCTGATATGTTTGGTGAACGTAGTGCACCGCGTAATTTCCGTGGGCAAGGTTCAGGCGCAATCATCAATGCCGAAAAGGGTTATGTAATTACGAATAACCACGTGATTAAAAATGCGGACAAAATTACGATTAAATTAGAAGACGGTCGAGAATTTAAAGCGAAATTATTAGGCTCAGATCCACTATCGGATGTGGCTTTAGTACAAATTGAAAATCCTAAAAATTTAGTTGAATTAAAATTTGCTGACTCTGATAAGTTACGTGTCGGTGATTTCAGTGTAGCTATCGGTAACCCATTCGGTTTAGGTCAAACCGTAACTTCAGGTATTATTTCAGCGTTAGGGCGTTCAACCGGTAATTCAGACGAAGGTTACGAAAGCTATATTCAAACGGATGCAGCAGTAAACCAAGGTAACTCGGGTGGTCCGTTAATTAATTTAAATGGTGAGTTAATCGGTATTAATACTGCGATTATTTCGCCAAGCGGTGGTAATGCCGGTATTGCTTTTGCGATTCCGAGTAATATGGCAAACAGCCTCGTGCAACAAATCATTGAATTTGGTGAAGTTAAACGTGGTATGCTAGGTATTAAAGGCGGTGAATTAAACGCTGATTTAGCAAAAGAATTCAAAATTGATGCACAAAAAGGCGCATTCATTAGTGAAGTTTTAGCTGATTCTGCTGCTGCGAAAGCCGGTTTAAAAGCAGGCGATGTAATTACTGAGTTAAACGGTAAAAAAATCAATAGTTTCAGCGAATTACGTGCCAAAGTTGCCACCTCAGGTCCAGGTACAGAAATTGAGCTAACGTACTTACGTGACGGTAAAGAAGAAAAAGCGAAAGTAACGCTTCAATCGGACAGCGCTGACAGCACAGCGAAAAACAGTAAAAATACAACCAAAGCAACCACAAAAGATATTATTCCGGCGTTAAAAGGTGCTGAATTTGCTAACCTTGATAAAGACGGTGTAAAAGGTATCGAAATTGCAAAAGTAACTAAAGGTTCGATTGCTGAAAACCGAGGTCTAGCGGAAGGCGATATTATCGTTGGTGTAAACCGTGTCAAAGTAGACAATATCAAGCAATTACGTGAAGTGTTAGATTCGAAGCCTTCTGTTATCGCATTAAATATTCTACGCGGTAATTCAAACTTCTACTTAATCCTTCAGTAA